A window of Aminivibrio sp. contains these coding sequences:
- a CDS encoding acylneuraminate cytidylyltransferase family protein has translation MKEILFTVCGRGGSKGIKNKNIRLLCGVPLVAWTLFDAASAFRDDGEIRKTLAVDSDSDEILETAGRFAPGAYFHKRRNELAGDRVAKMDVIGEVLSHASRDTGQTFDAVVDLDITSPLRTPEDIERTCDVFFRGKKDVVFSVVPARRNPYFNMVERNPDARFSLCKPSSFVARQQAPEVFDMNASIYVYKPEVFARGVKSPASLDFDVFVMRDFGVIDIDHEEDLEMMNLLLEQGEHLLPDALREKKKTLMAQAVAGCEGRVKE, from the coding sequence ATGAAGGAGATACTGTTCACCGTCTGCGGAAGGGGCGGATCCAAGGGCATAAAGAACAAGAACATCCGTCTGCTCTGCGGTGTGCCGCTGGTCGCCTGGACGCTCTTTGACGCCGCCTCGGCCTTCCGGGACGATGGCGAAATACGAAAAACGCTGGCGGTGGACAGCGACTCCGACGAGATCCTCGAGACGGCCGGGCGGTTCGCTCCCGGAGCGTATTTCCACAAGCGCAGAAACGAACTTGCCGGGGACAGGGTGGCGAAAATGGACGTTATCGGCGAGGTGCTCTCCCACGCGTCCAGGGATACGGGACAGACCTTCGACGCCGTGGTCGATCTCGACATTACATCCCCTCTCCGCACACCGGAAGATATCGAGAGAACCTGCGACGTATTCTTCAGGGGGAAAAAGGACGTTGTCTTTTCCGTCGTACCCGCCCGGAGGAACCCCTATTTCAACATGGTGGAAAGAAACCCCGACGCAAGATTCTCCCTGTGCAAGCCGTCCTCTTTTGTGGCCCGCCAGCAGGCGCCGGAAGTGTTCGACATGAACGCCTCCATATACGTGTACAAACCGGAGGTCTTTGCCAGGGGTGTCAAATCTCCCGCGTCACTGGATTTCGACGTGTTCGTCATGCGGGATTTCGGCGTCATCGACATTGACCACGAGGAGGACCTGGAGATGATGAACCTGCTTCTTGAGCAGGGGGAACATCTCCTCCCCGATGCCCTCCGGGAGAAAAAGAAAACGCTGATGGCTCAAGCGGTGGCCGGGTGTGAAGGGAGGGTGAAGGAATGA
- a CDS encoding Gfo/Idh/MocA family oxidoreductase — protein MKACFFGMGSIGMRHARNLRHLLWTRGYKGEIHALRSGRGGEMPEGLADRNCASWNDLEPPYDLVFITNPTMMHYETLLKAESLGKSIFIEKPVFHSSSVASGIPRSLSGKTVHVACPMRFHPIIEHLKARLPGDVFAARLLCSSYLPDWRKGRDYRAVYSARRELGGGVALDLIHELDYARWLFGEPEKVVRVSGKYSALETDCDDGAAFIMTCGGRLVEVHLDYFGRKARRELELFCKDDTFVCDLIQRTVTSLLSGETTTFPQEDLYEKEMVYFLDLSEKGEQSFNSLEDGLATLRIAEGGERE, from the coding sequence ATGAAAGCCTGTTTTTTCGGCATGGGGTCCATCGGGATGCGCCATGCCCGAAACCTGAGGCATCTTCTCTGGACTCGCGGCTACAAAGGGGAAATTCATGCCCTCCGCTCCGGCCGGGGAGGGGAAATGCCCGAAGGCCTGGCGGACAGAAACTGTGCCTCCTGGAACGACCTGGAGCCTCCCTATGACCTGGTCTTCATCACCAACCCCACGATGATGCACTATGAAACGCTGCTCAAGGCCGAGTCCCTGGGAAAGTCCATTTTCATCGAGAAGCCTGTTTTTCATAGTTCCTCTGTAGCATCCGGCATTCCCCGTTCCCTTTCAGGAAAGACGGTCCATGTTGCCTGCCCGATGCGGTTTCATCCGATAATCGAGCACTTAAAAGCCCGTCTGCCCGGAGATGTCTTTGCGGCCCGCCTGCTCTGCTCCTCCTATCTTCCAGACTGGCGGAAAGGCAGGGACTACAGGGCCGTCTACAGCGCCCGGCGGGAACTCGGGGGTGGAGTGGCCCTCGACCTGATCCACGAGCTTGATTATGCCCGGTGGCTCTTTGGCGAACCGGAGAAGGTCGTCCGGGTGTCCGGCAAATATTCGGCCCTCGAGACCGACTGTGACGACGGGGCGGCCTTTATCATGACCTGCGGAGGACGGCTGGTGGAAGTTCACCTGGATTATTTCGGACGAAAGGCCCGGCGGGAATTGGAGCTGTTCTGCAAGGATGACACCTTCGTCTGCGACCTTATCCAGCGGACCGTGACCTCCCTTCTGTCGGGAGAAACGACGACCTTTCCCCAGGAGGACCTCTACGAGAAGGAAATGGTATATTTCCTGGACCTTTCGGAAAAGGGGGAGCAGTCCTTCAACTCCCTGGAGGACGGGCTGGCGACACTGCGCATCGCCGAAGGAGGAGAAAGAGAATGA
- a CDS encoding Gfo/Idh/MocA family oxidoreductase, translating to MISLKLLVVGLGSMGRRRARLTERFFPGVALFGVDSRPDRREEFSRQFNADVFDSLDEVFETLAPDAVAVCTSPENHGDLVPLVLKRGIPTFSELDLLDDGYDAILPFEERGFPVAFLSSTPLYRSENRWIIGNHGETGARKFYTYHVGQYLPDWHPWEKYDEFFVGSPRTNAIREILCIELPWLTECFGKVTDFSCSWSRISSLNLPYPDTCQVLLRHADGTAGSLTVDCVSRKAVRNLRISGEEGTILWEGNSRSLCYLSPAGEPIHPLLDEKELERQAGYAEFISESPYLEELRHFFRLVSGETAERGYSYARHREILGLADQLEREWREQ from the coding sequence TTGATTTCTCTTAAGCTTCTCGTCGTTGGCCTGGGGTCCATGGGTAGGCGCCGTGCCCGACTGACTGAAAGATTTTTTCCCGGGGTTGCCCTTTTCGGGGTGGACTCCCGCCCGGACCGGAGAGAAGAGTTTTCCCGGCAGTTCAATGCTGATGTTTTTGATTCCCTGGATGAAGTTTTTGAGACGCTAGCGCCTGATGCAGTGGCAGTCTGCACTTCACCGGAGAATCATGGAGATTTGGTGCCGCTGGTTTTGAAAAGGGGCATCCCCACCTTCTCCGAGCTTGACCTTCTGGATGACGGGTATGACGCTATTTTGCCCTTCGAGGAGAGAGGATTTCCCGTGGCTTTTCTCTCATCGACTCCCCTCTACCGCTCGGAAAACCGGTGGATTATCGGAAACCACGGGGAGACGGGGGCGAGGAAGTTTTATACCTACCACGTAGGCCAGTATCTGCCGGACTGGCACCCCTGGGAAAAGTACGACGAGTTTTTCGTCGGTTCGCCCCGGACGAACGCCATCCGGGAAATTCTGTGCATCGAGCTGCCATGGCTGACGGAGTGCTTCGGAAAAGTGACGGACTTCAGCTGCTCCTGGTCCCGGATAAGTTCTCTGAACCTTCCGTACCCGGACACCTGCCAGGTCCTTCTGCGCCACGCCGATGGAACGGCGGGGAGCCTTACCGTTGACTGCGTCTCCAGGAAGGCGGTCAGGAATCTGCGGATCAGCGGCGAGGAAGGAACGATCCTGTGGGAGGGAAACAGCCGGTCTCTTTGTTATCTTTCCCCGGCGGGGGAACCGATCCATCCCCTGCTAGACGAAAAGGAACTCGAACGGCAGGCCGGATATGCGGAATTCATCAGCGAAAGCCCTTACCTCGAAGAGCTGCGCCATTTTTTCCGCCTGGTCAGCGGTGAAACGGCAGAGCGGGGCTACAGCTATGCCCGCCACCGGGAGATCCTGGGGCTGGCAGACCAGCTCGAGAGGGAGTGGAGAGAGCAATGA
- a CDS encoding ATP-grasp domain-containing protein translates to MSKRVLVYPCGTEIGLEIHKAAGNSIHFDLFGGSSSYDHGRFVYEKHIGNLHFIDDSSQKADIERFASQIDRYDFDFIYPAMDGVLTKFSEFRECFKGQVIAPPCKTAKITRSKKKTYGYFAGLLEVPKIIGDDTEIPFPVFVKPDVGQGARGTALIRSEKELALYKSLNGAENLLILEYLPGEEYTIDCFTNSSGDLVYFGGRVRRRVKSGISVNAVRAENKEFKRIAEIINANLELRGAWFFQLKENSKGQLSLLEIAPRIAGGSALTRNYGVNLPLLTLHLFDGQIIDSILLNNYELELDRALQNSYSSTISFSRVYIDFDDTLILRGKINLQVVAFLFQCVNDGVPITLLTRTKVDLGSSLEFYRIKGLFDDVIFVSETEKKSQYIKEQDAIFIDDSYGERAEVRRETGINVFDTHMIECLLRH, encoded by the coding sequence ATGAGTAAGCGTGTTTTGGTTTATCCCTGCGGGACTGAAATCGGCCTCGAAATACACAAAGCCGCCGGCAATTCGATCCATTTCGATTTGTTTGGTGGTTCCAGCTCCTATGACCACGGCAGATTTGTATATGAGAAACATATAGGGAACCTTCATTTTATCGATGATTCAAGCCAAAAGGCAGATATCGAAAGATTTGCATCTCAGATTGATAGATATGATTTTGACTTTATTTACCCTGCAATGGACGGGGTTCTTACGAAATTCTCAGAATTCAGGGAGTGTTTCAAAGGCCAGGTCATTGCTCCGCCTTGCAAGACTGCGAAAATTACCCGGTCAAAAAAAAAGACATATGGTTATTTTGCGGGGCTTCTTGAGGTTCCGAAGATAATAGGAGACGATACAGAAATTCCTTTCCCTGTCTTCGTTAAGCCTGATGTGGGACAGGGTGCTCGTGGAACTGCTTTGATTCGCAGTGAAAAAGAACTTGCTTTATACAAAAGCCTGAATGGTGCGGAAAACCTCTTGATTCTGGAGTATTTACCCGGGGAAGAATACACCATTGATTGTTTTACTAATTCTTCGGGGGATCTGGTTTATTTCGGCGGCAGGGTCAGACGGAGAGTTAAAAGCGGGATTAGTGTCAATGCTGTACGAGCGGAAAATAAAGAGTTCAAGAGAATTGCTGAGATTATTAATGCAAATCTCGAGCTTCGGGGCGCCTGGTTCTTTCAGTTGAAAGAAAACAGCAAAGGCCAGTTGTCATTGCTGGAAATTGCCCCAAGAATAGCAGGAGGATCAGCACTGACAAGAAATTACGGTGTAAATTTGCCGCTCCTGACGCTTCACCTTTTTGACGGTCAAATAATCGATTCGATTCTGCTTAACAATTATGAACTGGAATTAGATCGGGCACTGCAGAATAGTTATTCCAGCACGATCAGCTTCAGTCGGGTTTATATTGATTTTGACGATACTCTTATTCTCAGGGGCAAAATAAATTTGCAGGTAGTGGCATTCTTATTTCAATGTGTCAATGATGGCGTCCCCATTACATTGTTGACGAGGACGAAAGTTGATCTTGGAAGCAGTCTTGAGTTTTACCGCATAAAAGGGCTTTTTGATGATGTGATTTTTGTAAGTGAGACTGAGAAGAAGAGTCAATATATCAAAGAACAGGATGCTATTTTTATCGATGATTCTTACGGTGAAAGAGCAGAAGTTAGGCGAGAAACAGGAATAAATGTTTTTGATACTCATATGATAGAGTGTCTGCTGCGTCATTGA
- a CDS encoding nucleotidyltransferase family protein: MMEYSKQHDVKKLLLHGAKSVLEAVQHLNDTGSQILFIVDDSGKLNGTLTDGDIRRCISAGKPLSTPVGEVCNPSPKTVSSYSLGRARSLMERHGISRVPVVGKKGEPVAVIYLEDVLSEEATVERQENKVVVMAGGRGSRLDPITRIVPKPLLPIGDKPMLELIMESFGKRGFSEFLLSINYRKDFIKTYLAERSDLPFSVSCVEEETFLGTAGSLALMKDSLSRTFFVSNCDILVDVDYLSALEFHRENGYAFTIIGALKKVSVPYGVIHLSGGEFETIEEKPDVPLIVNTGVYILEPECIDLIGGGEKLDMPDLIGRVREKGGRIGVFPVHRKWIDIGQWGEYKQVLQ, from the coding sequence ATGATGGAATATTCAAAGCAGCATGACGTAAAGAAACTCCTTCTTCATGGTGCGAAGAGCGTCCTGGAAGCAGTACAGCACCTGAACGATACCGGCTCCCAGATACTGTTCATCGTCGACGATTCCGGTAAGCTCAACGGAACGCTGACCGACGGCGACATCCGGCGGTGCATCAGCGCGGGAAAACCGCTCTCCACGCCTGTCGGGGAGGTGTGCAATCCTTCCCCCAAGACGGTGTCGTCCTATTCCCTCGGCAGGGCGAGATCCCTCATGGAGCGGCACGGAATCAGCAGGGTTCCGGTGGTGGGAAAAAAAGGGGAGCCCGTGGCGGTGATTTACCTCGAGGATGTCCTCTCCGAGGAAGCGACGGTCGAACGGCAGGAGAACAAGGTCGTGGTTATGGCCGGCGGCAGGGGGAGCCGTCTCGACCCCATCACGAGGATCGTTCCCAAGCCTCTCCTTCCCATCGGCGACAAGCCCATGCTGGAACTGATCATGGAGTCCTTCGGAAAGCGGGGTTTTTCGGAATTCCTTCTTTCAATCAATTACCGCAAGGATTTCATCAAGACCTACCTTGCCGAGAGGAGTGATTTGCCTTTCTCCGTGTCCTGCGTGGAAGAAGAGACATTTCTCGGTACGGCGGGGAGCCTCGCCCTGATGAAGGACAGCCTTTCAAGGACCTTTTTCGTGAGCAACTGCGACATCCTGGTGGACGTGGACTATCTCTCCGCCCTTGAATTTCACCGGGAAAACGGGTATGCCTTCACCATAATAGGAGCACTGAAGAAAGTGAGTGTCCCCTATGGCGTCATTCATCTCTCGGGGGGCGAATTCGAAACGATCGAGGAAAAGCCCGACGTCCCGCTGATCGTGAATACCGGCGTATATATCCTGGAACCGGAGTGCATCGACCTGATAGGGGGGGGTGAAAAGCTCGACATGCCGGACCTCATCGGCCGGGTCAGGGAAAAGGGCGGAAGGATCGGCGTCTTCCCGGTGCACCGGAAATGGATCGACATCGGACAGTGGGGGGAATACAAGCAGGTTCTGCAGTAG